The DNA region TTGACGAAGTTTCGCCGCGCAACTCAAGAGTACGCTCCTCCAACGAGGTTGCCGTCTTCCCGGACCTGGCTGGCGTCCACGAGGAACGAGTACACATCAGTCATGATGCCCGGGGACATCGAAACCAAATACTTCCCAAAATCTGCGATGACGCAGTTCAGATCATTCAGGAACGAGACTGTCAAAAGCTTTTTTCACCAGGGTCAGTTGTGTAAAAGCCGGTCCGCCTCCCATAACCACACCGACGCCCGCCGCTTCCATTATCTCTTCCCGACTGGCTCCGGCTTTCCAGGCGGATCGTACATGGATAAGGATACAGCGTTCACAATGGATCGCCACACCAATACCCAACGAGATGAGTTCCTTGGCTTTGAGGTCAAGACGTCCTTCTCCCATGAATTTGTGATAAAACGTGTTAAAGCCTTCTAAAAGCTCGGGGCTCTCCCTCCGGAGAGCCCGTAATTCTTCCCGATAACTGGCATAAAATTCCTTCGGATCCAGACTCATGGAACTTCACCTCCCAAAAAAAACAAGGGTTGAGGGTACCGGTGTGCCGAATAGCAGGGTCATACTCGCGAAAAGATTTGATTTTCCTTCGGGTTCGGGACGAGTAATCATCTCTCAGAATTGATTGACGGGAGTAAGCCAGTCACGGTACTCAGTCACTTCCCCTTTGACCGCACGGAAAAAGATCTCCTGGAGATAGCGGGTGACTGGCCCTGGCTTACCCTCTCCAATCGGCCTGCCATCGATATTTACGATCGGTGTGATTTCGGCCGCTGTTCCCGTAAAAAAGGCTTCATCGGCCAAATAGAGGTCGTCCCGGGTCGCGAGGGTTTCTTCAACCCGATATCCGGCGTCCCGGGCAA from Atribacteraceae bacterium includes:
- a CDS encoding carboxymuconolactone decarboxylase family protein, translated to MSLDPKEFYASYREELRALRRESPELLEGFNTFYHKFMGEGRLDLKAKELISLGIGVAIHCERCILIHVRSAWKAGASREEIMEAAGVGVVMGGGPAFTQLTLVKKAFDSLVPE